CGATGCTTACTGGGAGGGCGCGTACCCGAAAGTATCTCGCGAATCGTTCAAACCCGACAGTCTCGCTATACTTGTATTGCATTTTTAGAACGGGACCCGAAATCTGCTTGCCATCCGACTGCCCACTGAAGTGGAAGCCCGCCTGGAAGCACTGGCAAAGGCCACAGGGCGCAGCAAGACTTTCTATGCTCGCGAAGCCATCCTCGAGCACCTCGATGACCTCGAAGATTTATACCTTGCAGAGCAACGCCTGATCGATCTCCGGGAAGGCCGCAGCCGCAGCTACACGCTGGACGAAGTGGAACGCGACCTTGGCTTGGCGGATTGACTTCGATGACAAGGCTAAGAAAGACCTGGCCGGACTGGACAGGACCGTTGCCAAGCGCATAACTGCCTTTCTGCGGGAGCGCGTCGCCCCGCTCGACGACCCGCGCAGCATTGGCGAAGTCCTCAAAGGTTCCAGGCTGGGAGACTTCTGGAAGTACCGCGTTGGCGACTATCGTATCACCGCCAGTATCGAGGATGATGCGATTCGCATCCTCGTTCTGCGCATCGGCAACCGCAAGGAAGTATGCCGGAAATGACGTAGCCCCTCGGATCCCGTACCCTTTTTCTCCCATGACACGGCTCCGCGTCCGAGGGGCACCAACTGTCTGTCCTCATACACTGCAAAGCGGTCGCACGGCGCCAAAACCCGCATCGACGGCCAAAACCTGACCGGTGATCTGTTCGGCGCCGAGCAAATACAGTAGGGCGCTGGCAACTTCTTGGGGAGAGATGATCTCGCCGAGTGGATATTGCTGCTTGGCCATTTCCCTCGCCCGCTCGTTGCGCAACAGATGCGCTGCCGCCGGGCTATCCATGAGCCCCGAGCGCACCCCATTGACGTGGATCTGATCGCGCGCATGGGTGGCAGCAGCGGCCATGATCAGTGCTTCCAGTCCGCCTTTGGCCGCCGCCACTGCCTCGTGGAAGGACACGCCGATGTCGGCTACCACCGACGAGACGAACACCGCAGCGCCTCCACCGCCCCCTCGGCGCCGCGCTTTGACGAAGGCACGCAGCATAAAAAAAGCAGAGTCGAGATTGGCGGCCATACAGGCGCGGTACTGCTCCTCCGAGGTCTGTGCCAAACCCGCAAGCAGGAGCATACCGCTCAGATGCGCCAGAGCATCGGGAAGCACGCCGGCCTCGCCGAGGCGGGCGAATACCGCCTCGGCGCCGGCCATAGTGGAAACGTCCTCTTGCAACCAAAGATCTTCAGCGGGCGAGTCCGCGGGCGGCTCGCGGCGAGAAACGGCAATGACGCGCCAGCCTGCGGCACGCGCTGCGGGCATGAAAATTTGCGCCAGAGCCCCAGAAGCACCGGTGACTACAAGATTCCCTCTCATCTTCTTCCTCCTATGCGACATGCCTGCGACAAGATTCCCGGCCGATCGTGGTAAAGCGCGAGGCGCTTGGGCTTGGGCTTGAGCTAGCCAGCAGCGCGCTACCCGCAATTCCACTCTGGCACTTGCCTCCAAAGCTCCGACCCCCAACAAAAGCAATCTACCTCCACGAGACCGCCCAGGCGATAAGGCCTGTCGCGGTCTGCAACGGCGCGGTCCTCGGGTGATCTGTATACAATCCGCTGGACCAATCAGTCGCGATGACTGCAGACGCTTCTTGCTAGTCCAACAATCAACTCGCCCAAGCTAACCGGTGGGTTGAGAAATACCTTTCCAATGCCGGTTGAAAATAACAACAGAAGTGATATGTTCCGGCCATGAACTCGAACGAATTCAAGCGATGGCTCGCCAAGCGAGGGGCGACGTTCCAACCAGGAAAGGGGGCGCACCTGAAGGTGTATCTGAACGGGCGTCAGTCGGTGCTCCCCATGCATGCCGGTGAGCTAAAGACAGGTCTCGTCGAGGCAATCAAGAAACAACTTGGGTTGAAGGAGTGACACAAATGAGCGATTTCGACTTTCCCGTAGTGCTGCATCCACAGCCAGAAGGCGGTTTCGTGGTATTTTTCCCGGACATCCCTGAAGCCATCACCCAGGGTGAGGATGAAGATGAGGCGCTGTTGGTGGCAGCAGACGCGCTTGAGACCGCCCTCTCTATGTATGTAGACGAACGGAAACCACTTCCCGTTCCAAGTTCGCCCATGAAGGGTCAGAAAACCGTTAGCCCGTCTGCCTTGGAATGTGCCAAGCTCGGTCTATACCGAGCCATGTTGGAACAGGGGATTCGAAAAGCTGAACTTGCCCGTAGGTTAGGCTGGCATTTGCCTCAAGTGGACCGCTTGTTTGACCTAAACCATGCATCTCGTCTTGATCAAATCGAAGCAGCCGCACGTGCACTTGGGCGGCATATCGAGGTTCGTGTAGCTTGATGATTTTTCTATTCATTTCCCTCCTCCTATGCGATATGCCTGCGACAAGATTCCCGGCCAGTCGTGGTAGAGCGCCAGGCGCCTGGGTTTGCCGGCGGCACTCTGCCAACTGCTCCAGCTGTCCGGGGGCAAAACGTAGAGGGGATAGGGTTCTTGCCAGCGGCGACGTAGCTGCGCCGGGTCGGTATCGGCCACCGCCGCCAGTACGGCAAGGCGACGTTCCCCCGGGGCACCGACGACAATCTGCTGCAGGCTCGGATATTGGGCACGCAAACGCAGCTCTTCGCCCTCGGGCTGAATACCCCGGCCATCGGCCAATTTGAACGCGCTATCGCGCCGCCCGAGCCAGCGGTATCCGCCCTCGGGGAGAGGAGAAATGCGATCGCCGCTGTCGACGTAACCCTCGGCATCGACGATAGATTGCCAAGCATGGCCATCCCAGCGCCCCAAGGCTTGGCCGGGCGAACGATAGCGCAGGGTCTCGGCAACCTGACATTCCACTTCGGGCAGAAAGGAACCGATGCAGCCCGTAGAAAATTCCCCCCTTGCTCCGAGGCTGATACCGGGCCCGGCCTCGGTCTGGCCATAGCCAACCTGCAGCGCGCTACCGCTTAGGCGCCGGGCAAGGGCGTCATCCATTGCGGCCCCACCCACGTTGCCTCCGCGCAGGGAATAGATCTGGTCATCGTCCAAGAGCGCGGCCACCCGCGGCACCGTGAGAAGATGAGTAAACGTCTCGTGCCGCAGCTCGAGGATGGGCGCCACGCGCAACTCTGCACCGGCGATCAGCGCCGGCAAGAGTTCGAGCACACCTGCAAAGACATGGGCCCAGGGAAGGGTGTTGCGCAGCAGACTCTGGCGATCGAGTTCCATCTGCGGCGCATGTTGTCGCCACTGCCAGAGCAAAGCGGCATAGCTGAGTCCGTAGGCAGAACCCTGACCGATGCTGGCAGAGCTCCAGTAGATATTGGCGAGTTCTGCGGGATCGATGATCGTATCATCGACGGGAAACCAGTGTTCGCGCAGCGTTCCGTCCCGCCAGTCGACGAAGAGCGCGGGTCGTAGGGACTGCAGCCTGCGCGTGCGCTCCGCGGGAGACGACTCGGGCAGAGGACAAAAGACCCAATCCCCCTGCCAAGCCGCCAGCCAGTGGGCGATGTAGGCCGGACTGTTGGGTAGGGCGACGGCGATGCGCGCACGCGGCGGCAAGCTCCGGTGCCAGCGCCGTCGCAGCTGGGTTGCCCAAGCCAAGAGCGCCTGCCCCGGCCAAGCCCGGCTGATTCCCGCGGGACGCCAATCGAGACAGAAACCGCCTTCGAGACCATCGCGCAGGGCCTGCAGCAGGGCATCGCGAGCATTCACGGCGCCAATTCATCCATCTGCGCCAGCAAGCTGCGCTGGCACTGCTGTGCCCGCTGTTGCAAGGCCGGCGGGATAAGGCTTTCGAGCAAGGCGATGCGCGCATCCACCTCCTGCAACTGCCGCGCCTGCTGCGCGCTGAGAAACTGCTCTCCATCGCCCTGATGCGCGTTATTGAGTAGCTGCCACAGACAGAGCAAGCAGAGATAGAGCAGCAGATCCTGCTCCTCGCGCAGCTGCGGGGTTTGAAAGCGCTGAGCGGCGAGGGCATCGCAGGTCGCCAGCAACCAGTCGCTACTGAGCCAATCGGGGGCGCTACTCATCCCAGATCCTCGAAAAGAGGCACCACGCGATCGAGAAAAATGAAGACCAAGGGAGACTGTTCGCTGTCGTGGAGCATGTGAATATGCGCCGAAACCGGGCGGATGCGGTAGGTGAAGGTGTAGAAAAAGTGTTCATCGAGATGACCTTCAGCACGGGCGCGCAGGTAACGGCCGCGAAAGAGACGGCTGGCGGTGCAGGGTGCCACTTCGGTGAAGAAATCATGCCCGAGGACCTCCTCTCGCGGCAGACCACTCAGTCGCTCTTCGGCACTGTTGAAGAGTACGACCTTGGCGTCGTCATTGAGAGCGATCACGCCAAAGCTCCAGAGCTCGACTTGCTGGCGGTCGATGCGGGCCAGTTGGTCCCGCCATTGGATCGGGAAAAATTCTTTCACCGCCCTCCCCTTGCCTCTTCGTCTCGGCTTTGTACTATACGCGCCAATCATGGCAATATGATCCTAGTGCATGCGGAGCCCTCTTTCAATACCGTCCTATACAAAACGAGAACAGAACACGTCAATGCAAGCGGAAGAGCATCAATATCCGATCAGCGTCGTCGAGCAGGAGACGGGAATCTCCAAGGAACTCCTGCGTATGTGGGAGCGCCGTTACGATTTCCCGGTCCCCGCTCGGGATTCCAGCGGCAACCGCTTGTATAGCCGCGAGCAAATCGAACGGCTACAAAACATCAACAAGCTGCTGGCGGCAGGCTATCGGCCCGGCTTCGTCGTCGGCGCCAACGAAGCAAAGCTGCAGCGGCTTCTAGAGGAAATTCCCAGTGCCAGCAGTGCTCCAATCGCAACGACTGCTGAAAGCGAAGTCGATGCACTGTGGGGGCACCTGACGCGGCTGGACTTTCGCCACTCGGCACAACTACTGCGCCAGCACCTCGCCAATCTGGGAGTACAGACCTTTATCCTGCACATCGCCGCCCCCCTATATCAGCAGCTTGCCCAGGCCGAACTTGGCGAAGCCGTGCCCGATTTTGTGCATGCCATTGCCCAGGAGCAGCTCTTGGAGTCGATGAGTTGGGCGCGCGCCATGCTGCCGCCGGCGGGCGCCAACAACCTGCAGATCCTGCTCGCCAATCTGCCCGGAGAGGGACGCGAGCTCGAGTTGCAGATGACTCGCACCCTTCTTCTCGGCAGTGGAGCGGATGTCCTCTTCCTGGGCTATGAGCCAGCATCTGCGGAAATTCTGGCCTGCCTGCAACATTGCCCGGTGCCGGTCTTGCAGATTGCCGTTTCTGCCGCTTCCGTCAACGCCAAGAACCAACAACTTTTGCAGCAACTGCGCCGCGGCATGCCTGCGAGCACCAGCCTCTGGCTGAGCGGTAGCGGCGCCGAGGAGCTCGACCCTGATGCCGACGGCATGCCGCGTTTTCGCCGCTTACGCGACTTGTTGGAGGCGGTGCAGAGCTGGCAAAAACCACTGCGAGAATCCTGACTGATATTTGTCTAGTACATAAGCTTGACAATGTCCTCTGCGGCTACTATCTTGACTGTGTAGCGTCAGCAGAGGAGCAGTGTCATGGCAGCGCAGGATACAGTTCTCGTAGTGGGTGCCGGCCCAGCCGGTCTTTCGGCAGCCGCAACCATCGCCGGCATGGGCAAGAAAGCCGTCATTGTGGAAAAGGAAGATGTATTGGGCGGCGCCCCAATCATCTCTGGTTACTCCAAGCTCGTCCCCTCGGGCGAGTGGGCCAAGGATGCCATCGGCCGCATGGTCAGCCGCGTGGAAGGCGATGGCAACGTCAGTATTCACAAATCCACCAAGGTGACCAAGCTCGACGGTGAAGCCGGAAACTTCACGGCCACCCTGAGCAATGGCAGCAGCGTGGAGGCCGGCAGCATTGTCCTCGCAACCGGCTTTACCCATTTCGACTCCATCAACAAGCCGGAGTGGGGCTTTGGTACCTATGAGGATGTGCTCACCACGACCCAGATGGAGCAGATGGTCGGCACCGGCCAGATTCGCTGCCCCTCGGACGGGCGGGTACCGGAGCGAGTAGCCATTCTTCTCTGCGTCGGCTCCCGCGATCGGCAGATTGGCCGCGAATGGTGCTCCAAGATCTGCTGCACCGTCTCTGCCAATCTCGCCATGGAGATCAAAGAGTTGTCACCATCTACGGATGTCTTCATCTACTACATGGACATTCGGACCTTCGGGCTCTACGAAGACAAGTTCTACTGGAAGAGCCAGGAAGAGTACAAAACCAAGTTCGTCAAGGCGCGTATTGCCGAGGTGACCAAGTCTCCCGATGGCCGCCTCCTGGTGAAAGGCGAAGACACCTTGGTGAAGCGCCCCATCGTCATCCCCATGGACATGGTCGTGCATGCCATTGGCATGGATCCCAACGCCCTCAATCCCGAGATTGCCAAGACCTTTGGTATTGGTCTGGAGAAGCATGGCTTTATCGACAAGGCCGAGCAGTACACCAACAGTCAGGGCACGACACGCAAGGGCATCTACGTCTGTGGCGCGGCGACGGGTCCAGAAACCATCGACGACTCCATCGCCCAAGGGCAGTCGGCGGGCTCGCGAGCGGTGATGGATCTGTATCAACTCGCAAAAATGAGCGCGTAGGAGGTCGGAATGCCTGCACATAATTACTCATGGATGAAGGGAGGCTTCTTTTTGCTGCTCGCCGGGCTCTTCGCGACTCAGGGCTCTTACAGCCTTCCCTTCTGGAATTTGAGCGCCGGGATTCTGACCCTGATTGGAGTTTCCTATGCGGTGAGTAGCTTGGTTCCCAAAGAACATTATCGCTCGGAGCTGATCCCTCTCAAGAGACTCGTGCGCAGAGATTGACTTCTGGTGGCCTATTGGGGAGCGTTCGCGCTCCATTTTTTGCATCTGGGGTTTGGAATTTTACGTAAAGAAGAACGAGGAGAATGCCATCATGTCGATCAACAGTACTGCCGCGTATCGCGGCACCCTGCCGCGCTTCACTCTCGACGGCTTCTTTAGCGGCCCTCTCGTTGCCAGCGGCGTCTTCTGCGATCGCAAGCGTCGCGTGCGCAATCGCTTTTTCATGAACATGCTGGGTAACTGGGAGGGTAAACGCGGCACCCTGGAGGAGCGCTTCACCTTTCTCGACGATCAAGGCAATAGCAGTCATGCCGAGCGCGTCTGGAAGCTGGAGCAGATTGACGAGAGAAATTTTCGCGGCACCGCCGCGGGCTCTGCCGGAGACATCGTCGGTATTGCCGAGGGCAGTGCCGAGGGCTATGCGATGCACTGGCAGTATACCGTGCGCCAACCCGTGGGCGACAAAGCTTACAATCTACGCACCGATGACCGCATGTACCTGCTCGGACCGCAGCATGTAATCAATCACAGTCGCATGCACTTCTTCGGTTTTTTCGTTGGCGAAGCAATCATCGAGATTCATCGCCTCGGCGCCGATGAGCTCGACGCCGTCCGTGGCCATCCGCGCCCGGAGACCTACCGATGACAGACACCTACTGGCAAAATCGCCGCTGCTGGTTGATTGGCGCCAGCACGGGTATTGGCGCCGCCACCGCCCAGGCCCTGCACGCCGCCGGGGCACGGCTTGCTCTCAGCGCCCGCAGACAAGACCAGCTCGAGCAGGTCTTGCCGGCTGCCGCGCAACCGCTGATTCTGCCCGCCGATGTGCAGGACTTGACGAGCTTGCAGGCGGCGCACACCGAAATCCTGCGCCATTGGCAAGGTATCGATGTGTTGGTCTATCTCGCGGGTGCCTACACTCCGGCACGCGCCTGGGAACTCGACCTGCATCGAGCCGAAGAGATCCTCGACATCAACTACCGCGGTGCCCTACGCAGTCTGGCTGCAGCCCTGCCCGGTTGGCAGGAGCGCGGGGCGGGGCAGATCGTTCTCGTCTCCAGCATCGCCGCCGTGCGCGGCCTGCCGCAATCCCTCTACTACGGCCCAAGCAAGGCCGCCCTCACCCACCTGGCCGAGGTACTGCGCCTCGATCTCGAACCCCGCGGCTTTCACGTGCAGGTGGTGCATCCCGGCTTTGTTGCCACCCCTCTCACCGCCCAGAATACCTTCTCCATGCCGCACCTGATGCGCCCCGAGGATGCTGCCCAGGCCCTCCTGCGCGGGATGCGCAGCAAGCGTTTCGAGATCCAGTTTCCCCGCGCCTTCACCCGCCGCTTTTCCCTCCTGCGTTGCCTCCCCTACCGCTGGTACTTTCCGCTCATCCGCCGCGCGACGGGGCTCTGAGGCAAAGCATGCAGATATTGTCTAGACTGAAAAGAACGAAGAAAAGGAGGCGACGATGACTGCAGAAATGAAGGTATTCAGTACGGGCATTGATCCTGAAGACTGGATTCCACAACGCTTTGCCCAACCCGGGGAAGGGAAGATCCCGCCTATCAGTTGGCTGCATGTTCCCGCTAACGCCCAGAGTCTCATTCTACTCATGGAACATCGCGGCGCGGCGGCCGGACAGCGTATTCACTGGCTGATATACGACATACCAGTGAGCGCTACGGGCATTCCCGAGGGCGGACCGATCCCGGAGGGGGCCAAGACCGGGAAGAATGATTTCGGGTCCGATAGCTATCACCCGCCGGTAGCCGACCCCAGCCATGAATTGCAGCACTATGATTTCCATCTGCTGGCTTGTGATCTGCCCGGTCTGGGCCTCGCGGAAGGAGCCAATTGGGAGACAGTCAAAGAAAAACTCCGCAAGCAACGTGATCCTGGCGACATCGCTCCGCCCCCGGCCGACGATCCGCAGGCCGTCGAGTTTCATCCCCTCGGGCATGTGATCGACCGGGCGGAGTTTAGCGGACACTTTGCCCTCGATACGGACGAACCGGTCCGGTAGTTTGCCTATGTAGGCCAATCCCTCGTGCATCAGGATCGCTTGATCCTGTTGCGCGAGCTTCATGCCGGCTCTCCGTGAAACGGCGGAAGGTTCTGTGAGCGTGATGTTCTTCTGGCGGCCTTATAATGGCCTTGGTGGCTCCGCAACGCAAAGCGCGTGAAGCCGAACGCGGCGCCCTCGAGTCGTCATCTGTAACTGAGTGAGCGATAGCGGAAAACAGAAGCGAGAAACTCGAAAAGGCTCAGTCAGCGTATTGTTTTTGCACCCACTGGGCATAGGCGTCACCAAGCAAAGGCTGCCACCAGTCGGAATGCTGCAGGTACCAATCCACCGTCTTGCGAATACCCTCGGCAAAGTTGTGTCGTGGCCGATAGCCGAGCTCCCTGCCGATTTTGCTGGCATCTATGGCATAGCGACGGTCGTGACCGGGGCGGTCTTTGACATAGCTGATCAGGCTCTCCGCCGCTTTTCCTTGGGCCGGTGCGGCATGGGGGAAACGCCGGGCGAGGCTGGCGTCATTGGCAAAAGCCGTATCCAGCAATCCACAGATCAGACGCACGATATCGAGGTTCGCCCACTCGTTATGGCCGCCAATGTTATAGCTCTCCCCTTCTGCACCGTGCTCGAGAATGAGAGCGATGCCTTGGCAATGATCTTCGACGAAAAGCCAGTCGCGGACCTGCTGCCCGTCACCATAAATGGGCAGGGGGCGGCCGTGCAAAATATTGAGGATCACCAGTGGGATGAGTTTTTCCGGAAAGTGATACGGCCCGTAATTGTTGGAGCAGTTACTGGTCGTCGTGCGCAGCCCATAGGTATGCTGATAGGCCCGTACCAGGTGGTCCGAGGCCGCCTTGCTGGCGGCATAGGGCGAATTAGGCGCGTAGGGCGTGTCCTCGCGGAAAGGCGGATCCTGCGGCCCAAGGGTGCCATAGACTTCGTCGGTGGAGATGTGATGAAAGCGATGCGGAATGACTCCACCTGGCCCCTCCAACCAAACTTTGCGGGCCGCCCGCAAGAGGCTGTGGGTGCCAAGGATGTTGGTATGCAGAAATGCATCCGGGTCGTGGATGGAACGGTCGACGTGGCTCTCGGCGGCAAAGTGGACGATGACGTTGAGCTCGTGTTCGCGCAAGAGCTTTTCCACCAACGGCGTATCGTTGATGTCGCCCTCAACGAAGAGGAATCCTGTTTGATTCATCAACCCTGCGAGGCTTGCCCGGTTACCGGCATAGGTCAGGGCGTCGAGCACCACCAAACGGCCCTGCGGAAAACGATGCCGCCAATAGTGGCAAAAATTGGCGCCAATGAAACCTGCACCACCGGTAACCAAGAGTCGCATCTCTGCCGGTATCAACTTGTCAGCCATCGATCTTTCCTTTTTGCCAAGCGCCTATCATGCGTCGCAACTGTACCCGCCAATGCGGTGGCGCCCCCAGGGCTGCATAGCTGCCAGCTTTGTCCAGCAGCGCGCAACCGGGGCGTTTGGCCGGGGTGGGATAGGCCGTGGTCGGGATCATCTGTATGGGAATCTGTCGTGTCAGCAGGCCCTGCTGCAGACCCTCTTCTTGGATCGCCACCGCGAAATCGTACCAGGACGCCACGCCAGCGTCGGTCCAATGCTGCGTGCCCGAGAATTCCGGCAGCTCGGTGGCACGCCAAAGCACACTTGCCAAGCCCCCAGCCCAGGTAGGCGTGCCAATCTGATCGCCAACCACGGAGAGCGTCTCCCGCTCAGCCATCAGGTGGAGCATCGTCTTGACGAAGTTGTTGCCGAACTCACTGTAGACCCAAGCAGTGCGTAGAATCAGGGCGTCTGCACCGAGAAAGCCGCGGATCTTCTCCTCTCCCGCCGCCTTGCTGGCACCATAAACGCCCAGGGGAGCCACGGTATCACTGGGCGTATAAGGCCTGCCCTGCCGACCATCAAAGACAAAATCCGTCGAGACATGCAGCAACCGCGCCCCCGCTGCCTGCGCCCACTGGGCCATGAGCGCGGGTGCTTCTGCATTGACGGCGTATGCCAGCTCCGCCTCGGACTCCGCGCGATCCACGGCCGTGTAGGCGGCGGCATTGATGATGATATGCGGCCGCAAGCGCTGCAATAGCGCAGAGATTTCGGCAGGACGACTGAGGTCCAGCATTGACCGATCGATGGCATGCACCGTCACATCCGCTGGACGACGGCGAAGCAGTTCCCGCCCCAATTGCCCTCCAGCCCCAAAAATACAGATCTGGCGCATCCACAAATCCTCAGGTAAAGACTTCACACTGGGCGAGGGGCAGACCCTCTGCATCCTTGGCAGCGAGCATGGGGCTTTCCCCGGCAGGGATAGGCCAGGCGATCCCCAAAGCCGGATCGTTCCACAGCAAGCAACGCTCCGCACTGGGCAAATAATAGTCAGTGGTCTTGTAGAGAAACTGGGCAAATTCGCTCAGCACGTAGAAACCATGGGCAAAGCCCGGAGGCACCCAGAGAATCTGATGATTTGTGGCAGACAAGGTCACGCCCACCCACTGTCCAAAGCTGGCAGAACTCTTGCGCAGGTCCACGGCAACGTCAAAGACCTCGCCTTCCACCACCCGCACCAGCTTGCCCTGCGCCTGCTCGATCTGATAGTGCAATCCCCGCAGAACACCGCGGGCGGAGCGCGAGTGGTTGTCCTGCACGAAGTCGAGATCAAGACCAAGATCGGCAAAGGTCTTGCGGTTCCAGCTTTCCAGAAAGAAGCCGCGTTGGTCACCGAAAACCCGAGGCGTGAGCAGACAAACGTCCGGGATAGCGAGGCGCTGTAATTCCATCAGTGTCCTTCCTGTTCCAGACAACGCAACAGATATTCGCCATAGCCGCTTTTGCGCAGGGGCTCCGCCAGACGCAAGACCTGCTCCGCGTCGATATACCCCATGCGCCAGGCGATCTCCTCTGGACACGCAATCTTCAGCCCTTGGCGCTCTTCCAGGGTGCGCACGAATTCGCCAGCATTGAGCAGGTCCTGATGGGTGCCAGTATCCAGCCAGGCGGTGCCCCGCCCGAGAATCTCTACCCGCAACTGCCCTGCTTCCAGATAGCGGGCATTGAGCTCGGTGATTTCCAGCTCGCCGCGCGCTGAAGGCCGAATCGTGCGCGCAATCTGGCTGGCCTGCGCGTCATAAAAATACAGACCGGTAACGGCATAACTGGAACGCGGCCTGGCCGGCTTTTCCTCCAGAGACACCGCCCGCCCCTGGGCGTCAAACTCCACCACTCCGTAGGCACGGGGATTGGCGACATGGTAGGCAAAGACCGTAGCACCAGTCGCCTGCCGACTAACCGCCTGCAGGCCTTCGCTCAGGTCATGCCCATA
This sequence is a window from Acidithiobacillus sp. AMEEHan. Protein-coding genes within it:
- a CDS encoding PAS domain-containing protein is translated as MKEFFPIQWRDQLARIDRQQVELWSFGVIALNDDAKVVLFNSAEERLSGLPREEVLGHDFFTEVAPCTASRLFRGRYLRARAEGHLDEHFFYTFTYRIRPVSAHIHMLHDSEQSPLVFIFLDRVVPLFEDLG
- a CDS encoding type II toxin-antitoxin system RelE/ParE family toxin, yielding MAWRIDFDDKAKKDLAGLDRTVAKRITAFLRERVAPLDDPRSIGEVLKGSRLGDFWKYRVGDYRITASIEDDAIRILVLRIGNRKEVCRK
- a CDS encoding YbhB/YbcL family Raf kinase inhibitor-like protein, with translation MTAEMKVFSTGIDPEDWIPQRFAQPGEGKIPPISWLHVPANAQSLILLMEHRGAAAGQRIHWLIYDIPVSATGIPEGGPIPEGAKTGKNDFGSDSYHPPVADPSHELQHYDFHLLACDLPGLGLAEGANWETVKEKLRKQRDPGDIAPPPADDPQAVEFHPLGHVIDRAEFSGHFALDTDEPVR
- a CDS encoding FAD-dependent oxidoreductase; translation: MAAQDTVLVVGAGPAGLSAAATIAGMGKKAVIVEKEDVLGGAPIISGYSKLVPSGEWAKDAIGRMVSRVEGDGNVSIHKSTKVTKLDGEAGNFTATLSNGSSVEAGSIVLATGFTHFDSINKPEWGFGTYEDVLTTTQMEQMVGTGQIRCPSDGRVPERVAILLCVGSRDRQIGREWCSKICCTVSANLAMEIKELSPSTDVFIYYMDIRTFGLYEDKFYWKSQEEYKTKFVKARIAEVTKSPDGRLLVKGEDTLVKRPIVIPMDMVVHAIGMDPNALNPEIAKTFGIGLEKHGFIDKAEQYTNSQGTTRKGIYVCGAATGPETIDDSIAQGQSAGSRAVMDLYQLAKMSA
- a CDS encoding MerR family transcriptional regulator yields the protein MQAEEHQYPISVVEQETGISKELLRMWERRYDFPVPARDSSGNRLYSREQIERLQNINKLLAAGYRPGFVVGANEAKLQRLLEEIPSASSAPIATTAESEVDALWGHLTRLDFRHSAQLLRQHLANLGVQTFILHIAAPLYQQLAQAELGEAVPDFVHAIAQEQLLESMSWARAMLPPAGANNLQILLANLPGEGRELELQMTRTLLLGSGADVLFLGYEPASAEILACLQHCPVPVLQIAVSAASVNAKNQQLLQQLRRGMPASTSLWLSGSGAEELDPDADGMPRFRRLRDLLEAVQSWQKPLRES
- the rfbB gene encoding dTDP-glucose 4,6-dehydratase — encoded protein: MADKLIPAEMRLLVTGGAGFIGANFCHYWRHRFPQGRLVVLDALTYAGNRASLAGLMNQTGFLFVEGDINDTPLVEKLLREHELNVIVHFAAESHVDRSIHDPDAFLHTNILGTHSLLRAARKVWLEGPGGVIPHRFHHISTDEVYGTLGPQDPPFREDTPYAPNSPYAASKAASDHLVRAYQHTYGLRTTTSNCSNNYGPYHFPEKLIPLVILNILHGRPLPIYGDGQQVRDWLFVEDHCQGIALILEHGAEGESYNIGGHNEWANLDIVRLICGLLDTAFANDASLARRFPHAAPAQGKAAESLISYVKDRPGHDRRYAIDASKIGRELGYRPRHNFAEGIRKTVDWYLQHSDWWQPLLGDAYAQWVQKQYAD
- a CDS encoding SDR family oxidoreductase: MRGNLVVTGASGALAQIFMPAARAAGWRVIAVSRREPPADSPAEDLWLQEDVSTMAGAEAVFARLGEAGVLPDALAHLSGMLLLAGLAQTSEEQYRACMAANLDSAFFMLRAFVKARRRGGGGGAAVFVSSVVADIGVSFHEAVAAAKGGLEALIMAAAATHARDQIHVNGVRSGLMDSPAAAHLLRNERAREMAKQQYPLGEIISPQEVASALLYLLGAEQITGQVLAVDAGFGAVRPLCSV
- a CDS encoding type II toxin-antitoxin system HicA family toxin, which gives rise to MNSNEFKRWLAKRGATFQPGKGAHLKVYLNGRQSVLPMHAGELKTGLVEAIKKQLGLKE
- a CDS encoding TraY domain-containing protein, giving the protein MEARLEALAKATGRSKTFYAREAILEHLDDLEDLYLAEQRLIDLREGRSRSYTLDEVERDLGLAD
- a CDS encoding type II toxin-antitoxin system HicB family antitoxin — translated: MSDFDFPVVLHPQPEGGFVVFFPDIPEAITQGEDEDEALLVAADALETALSMYVDERKPLPVPSSPMKGQKTVSPSALECAKLGLYRAMLEQGIRKAELARRLGWHLPQVDRLFDLNHASRLDQIEAAARALGRHIEVRVA
- a CDS encoding SDR family NAD(P)-dependent oxidoreductase; the protein is MTDTYWQNRRCWLIGASTGIGAATAQALHAAGARLALSARRQDQLEQVLPAAAQPLILPADVQDLTSLQAAHTEILRHWQGIDVLVYLAGAYTPARAWELDLHRAEEILDINYRGALRSLAAALPGWQERGAGQIVLVSSIAAVRGLPQSLYYGPSKAALTHLAEVLRLDLEPRGFHVQVVHPGFVATPLTAQNTFSMPHLMRPEDAAQALLRGMRSKRFEIQFPRAFTRRFSLLRCLPYRWYFPLIRRATGL
- a CDS encoding DUF3833 family protein → MSINSTAAYRGTLPRFTLDGFFSGPLVASGVFCDRKRRVRNRFFMNMLGNWEGKRGTLEERFTFLDDQGNSSHAERVWKLEQIDERNFRGTAAGSAGDIVGIAEGSAEGYAMHWQYTVRQPVGDKAYNLRTDDRMYLLGPQHVINHSRMHFFGFFVGEAIIEIHRLGADELDAVRGHPRPETYR
- a CDS encoding AMP-binding protein; translation: MNARDALLQALRDGLEGGFCLDWRPAGISRAWPGQALLAWATQLRRRWHRSLPPRARIAVALPNSPAYIAHWLAAWQGDWVFCPLPESSPAERTRRLQSLRPALFVDWRDGTLREHWFPVDDTIIDPAELANIYWSSASIGQGSAYGLSYAALLWQWRQHAPQMELDRQSLLRNTLPWAHVFAGVLELLPALIAGAELRVAPILELRHETFTHLLTVPRVAALLDDDQIYSLRGGNVGGAAMDDALARRLSGSALQVGYGQTEAGPGISLGARGEFSTGCIGSFLPEVECQVAETLRYRSPGQALGRWDGHAWQSIVDAEGYVDSGDRISPLPEGGYRWLGRRDSAFKLADGRGIQPEGEELRLRAQYPSLQQIVVGAPGERRLAVLAAVADTDPAQLRRRWQEPYPLYVLPPDSWSSWQSAAGKPRRLALYHDWPGILSQAYRIGGGK